A genomic region of Labrus mixtus unplaced genomic scaffold, fLabMix1.1 SCAFFOLD_220, whole genome shotgun sequence contains the following coding sequences:
- the LOC132960308 gene encoding HLA class II histocompatibility antigen, DQ beta 1 chain-like isoform X3, whose product MEVEVDRCVFNSTDLNNIEYILSFYYNKLEYIRFSSSVGLFVGYTAFGVKQAEAWNNDPSELNRRRAEKERYCQHNIGNWYKASLSKSAKPYAKLHSETPPTGGHPAMLVCSVYDFYPKMIKVSWHRDGKEVTTDVTSTDELADGDWYYQIHSHLEYTPRSGEKISCVVDHVSLDEPLVNVWDPSMPESERNKIAIGASGLILGLILSLAGFIYYKSKTRGRILVPSN is encoded by the exons ATGGAAGTTGAGGTAGACCGTTGTGTGTTTAACTCGACTGATCTGAACAACATCGAGTACATCCTCTCTTTCTACTACAACAAACTGGAGTATATCAGGTTCAGCAGCAGTGTGGGGTTGTTTGTTGGATACACAGCTTTTGGTGTGAAGCAGGCAGAGGCTTGGAACAACGACCCTTCAGAGCTGAACAGAAGGAGAGCTGAGAAGGAGAGATACTGCCAACACAACATAGGAAACTGGTACAAAGCTTCTCTGTCTAAATCAG CCAAGCCGTACGCCAAGCTGCACTCTGAGACGCCCCCTACTGGTGGACACCCCGCCATGTTGGTGTGCAGCGTCTACGACTTCTACCCCAAAATGATCAAAGTGAGCTGGCACAGAGACGGAAAGGAAGTCACCACTGATGTCACTTCCACTGATGAGCTGGCTGACGGAGACTGGTACTACCAGATCCACTCACACCTGGAGTACACGCCCAG GTCTGGAGAGAAGATCTCCTGTGTGGTGGATCACGTCAGCCTGGATGAACCTCTGGTTAATGTCTGGG ACCCGTCCATGCCAGAGTCTGAGAGAAACAAGATCGCCATCGGAGCGTCTGGACTGATCCTGGGTCTGATCTTATCTCTGGCTGGATTCATCTACTACAAGAGCAAGACCCGAG GAAGGATTCTGGTGCCCAGTAACTGA
- the LOC132960308 gene encoding H-2 class II histocompatibility antigen, E-S beta chain-like isoform X2: MEVEVDRCVFNSTDLNNIEYILSFYYNKLEYIRFSSSVGLFVGYTAFGVKQAEAWNNDPSELNRRRAEKERYCQHNIGNWYKASLSKSAKPYAKLHSETPPTGGHPAMLVCSVYDFYPKMIKVSWHRDGKEVTTDVTSTDELADGDWYYQIHSHLEYTPRSGEKISCVVDHVSLDEPLVNVWGKYLSVCSPVCLLTFSPVCSPFHLSVCSPVCLLTFSPVCLLTCLSAHLSPVCLLTFSPVCLLTFSPVCLLTCLLTVSPVCLLTCLSAHMSVC, from the exons ATGGAAGTTGAGGTAGACCGTTGTGTGTTTAACTCGACTGATCTGAACAACATCGAGTACATCCTCTCTTTCTACTACAACAAACTGGAGTATATCAGGTTCAGCAGCAGTGTGGGGTTGTTTGTTGGATACACAGCTTTTGGTGTGAAGCAGGCAGAGGCTTGGAACAACGACCCTTCAGAGCTGAACAGAAGGAGAGCTGAGAAGGAGAGATACTGCCAACACAACATAGGAAACTGGTACAAAGCTTCTCTGTCTAAATCAG CCAAGCCGTACGCCAAGCTGCACTCTGAGACGCCCCCTACTGGTGGACACCCCGCCATGTTGGTGTGCAGCGTCTACGACTTCTACCCCAAAATGATCAAAGTGAGCTGGCACAGAGACGGAAAGGAAGTCACCACTGATGTCACTTCCACTGATGAGCTGGCTGACGGAGACTGGTACTACCAGATCCACTCACACCTGGAGTACACGCCCAG GTCTGGAGAGAAGATCTCCTGTGTGGTGGATCACGTCAGCCTGGATGAACCTCTGGTTAATGTCTGGGGTAaatacctgtctgtctgctcacctgtctgtctgctcaccttttcacctgtctgt tcaccttttcacctgtctgtctgctcacctgtctgtctgctaaccttttcacctgtctgtctgctcacctgtctgtctgctcacctttcacctgtctgtctgctcaccttttcacctgtctgtctgctcaccttttcacctgtctgtctgctcacctgtctgctcaccgtttcacctgtctgtctgctaacctgtctgtctgctcacatGTCTGTCtgctaa
- the LOC132960308 gene encoding H-2 class II histocompatibility antigen, E-S beta chain-like isoform X1, with protein MEVEVDRCVFNSTDLNNIEYILSFYYNKLEYIRFSSSVGLFVGYTAFGVKQAEAWNNDPSELNRRRAEKERYCQHNIGNWYKASLSKSAKPYAKLHSETPPTGGHPAMLVCSVYDFYPKMIKVSWHRDGKEVTTDVTSTDELADGDWYYQIHSHLEYTPRSGEKISCVVDHVSLDEPLVNVWGKYLSVCSPVCLLTFSPVCLLTCLSAHLSVCSPVCLLTFSPVCLLTCLSAHLSPVCLLTFSPVCLLTFSPVCLLTCLLTVSPVCLLTCLSAHMSVC; from the exons ATGGAAGTTGAGGTAGACCGTTGTGTGTTTAACTCGACTGATCTGAACAACATCGAGTACATCCTCTCTTTCTACTACAACAAACTGGAGTATATCAGGTTCAGCAGCAGTGTGGGGTTGTTTGTTGGATACACAGCTTTTGGTGTGAAGCAGGCAGAGGCTTGGAACAACGACCCTTCAGAGCTGAACAGAAGGAGAGCTGAGAAGGAGAGATACTGCCAACACAACATAGGAAACTGGTACAAAGCTTCTCTGTCTAAATCAG CCAAGCCGTACGCCAAGCTGCACTCTGAGACGCCCCCTACTGGTGGACACCCCGCCATGTTGGTGTGCAGCGTCTACGACTTCTACCCCAAAATGATCAAAGTGAGCTGGCACAGAGACGGAAAGGAAGTCACCACTGATGTCACTTCCACTGATGAGCTGGCTGACGGAGACTGGTACTACCAGATCCACTCACACCTGGAGTACACGCCCAG GTCTGGAGAGAAGATCTCCTGTGTGGTGGATCACGTCAGCCTGGATGAACCTCTGGTTAATGTCTGGGGTAaatacctgtctgtctgctcacctgtctgtctgctcaccttttcacctgtctgtctgctcacctgtctgtctgctcac ctgtctgtctgctcacctgtctgtctgctaaccttttcacctgtctgtctgctcacctgtctgtctgctcacctttcacctgtctgtctgctcaccttttcacctgtctgtctgctcaccttttcacctgtctgtctgctcacctgtctgctcaccgtttcacctgtctgtctgctaacctgtctgtctgctcacatGTCTGTCtgctaa